A window from Vulcanimicrobium alpinum encodes these proteins:
- a CDS encoding ribonuclease E inhibitor RraB translates to MPLFRETFTAPEVEEAMERLAPADRDQMFEIGRLGGDHWQRTLVTSRLSFAREDASRAAAAEFAAEGFTVDVTAGEREGAPWALRAEIVIMIPAPNVDALCTFARDAAGRHGGTFEGWDVMLVQSKYGRSVARQLALEEMMTKMRKLMPWRRQKT, encoded by the coding sequence ATGCCGCTGTTCCGCGAGACGTTCACGGCGCCCGAAGTCGAAGAGGCAATGGAGCGCCTTGCGCCGGCGGACCGCGACCAGATGTTCGAGATCGGCCGCCTGGGCGGCGATCACTGGCAGCGCACGCTGGTGACCTCGCGCCTATCATTCGCGCGCGAAGACGCCTCTCGCGCCGCCGCGGCCGAGTTCGCCGCCGAAGGGTTTACGGTCGACGTCACCGCCGGCGAGCGCGAGGGTGCGCCATGGGCGCTGCGCGCCGAGATCGTCATCATGATCCCGGCGCCGAACGTCGATGCGCTGTGCACCTTCGCGCGCGACGCCGCCGGCCGCCACGGCGGAACGTTCGAGGGTTGGGACGTGATGCTCGTGCAGTCCAAGTACGGCCGCTCCGTCGCCCGCCAGCTCGCGCTCGAAGAGATGATGACGAAGATGCGAAAGCTGATGCCGTGGCGGCGCCAAAAGACGTAA
- the polA gene encoding DNA polymerase I → MGEETTMQLGAPPGTSRLMLLDTYGLVYRAFFALPALTTTRGVPINAAYGFTMMVTKIINDEKPTHVIAAFDRGIPKARVALYKDYKAQRQETPDELRSQFALVRKILATYGIPIVEIDNEEADDVIATLARQAEDAQQQVLVVTGDLDLLQVVDDRTTVLTTRRGITELGRYDEAAVRERFDLAPRQLPDYRGLKGDPSDNLPGIPGVGEKTAIKLIKNAGSLDALIAQPALAGTPKLEALIREFGEQARVCRDVSLVKRDLPLTLDWESAAYAAPANDALYALYRELEFKTLLARLEPPEAPPPIASDEQLAGAYESYTAITDPPDFAKLAALIDDAAARERVAVAMRGDAVAISVDDGRGFAFLRSALEVDAVAGAFAHVWERVPHLIAYDVKSEIGALALPLRFAGDDPMLAAHLLNPSRTFADVGQAAGEFLDRVLPDEPASAADAAGRLAHTTRAELERRGQHALYADVELPLATVLAGMERAGVALDLATLRELAVQVDADVARLQHEIYDLAGEEFNLGSPQQLGRILFDKLNLPAGKRNKTGWSTDDAELQRLRGFPIAQKIQEYREVSKLKNTYIDVFPTLLDARGRLHTVFRQTATATGRLSSTNPNLQNIPVRSDLGRLIRKAFVAPSPDRVLLAADYSQIELRLMAHLSGDEAMRTAFHEHQDIHDFTARRIFDIGPFAEVDPNQRRMAKAVNFGLLYGMSDFGLAQRLEIDRAAAKQMSQAYFDRFPGVRGFIDRSLEEARERGYVQTILGRRRYMPDLRAKNYALRAAAEREATNAPLQGSAADLMKLAMVRLDRRLAAERLDAVMLLQIHDELIFEVARTDLDAVARVVKHEMEHALELSVPIEATLKSGANWYDVASFDVEADELEAAASA, encoded by the coding sequence ATGGGCGAAGAGACGACGATGCAGCTCGGCGCGCCGCCCGGAACGTCGCGCTTGATGCTGCTCGACACGTACGGGCTGGTGTACCGCGCGTTCTTCGCGCTGCCGGCGCTCACGACCACGCGCGGCGTCCCGATCAACGCGGCCTACGGCTTCACGATGATGGTCACGAAGATCATCAACGACGAGAAGCCGACGCACGTGATCGCGGCGTTCGACCGCGGCATCCCCAAAGCGCGCGTCGCGCTCTACAAAGACTACAAAGCGCAGCGCCAGGAAACCCCCGACGAGCTGCGCTCGCAATTCGCGCTGGTGCGCAAGATCCTCGCGACGTACGGTATTCCGATCGTCGAGATCGACAACGAGGAAGCCGACGACGTGATCGCCACGCTCGCGCGTCAGGCCGAAGATGCGCAGCAGCAGGTCCTCGTCGTCACCGGTGACCTCGATCTGCTGCAGGTCGTCGACGACCGCACGACGGTGCTGACGACTCGCCGCGGAATCACCGAACTCGGGCGCTACGACGAAGCCGCGGTGCGCGAGCGATTCGATCTTGCGCCGCGGCAGTTGCCCGACTATCGCGGACTCAAGGGCGACCCGTCCGACAATCTTCCGGGCATTCCGGGCGTCGGCGAGAAGACCGCGATCAAACTGATCAAGAACGCGGGCTCGCTCGACGCGCTGATCGCGCAGCCGGCGCTTGCCGGAACACCGAAGCTCGAAGCGCTCATCCGCGAATTCGGCGAGCAGGCTCGCGTGTGCCGCGACGTATCGCTGGTGAAGCGCGATTTGCCGCTGACGCTGGACTGGGAGAGCGCCGCGTACGCGGCGCCGGCGAACGACGCGCTCTACGCGCTCTATCGCGAACTCGAGTTCAAGACGCTGCTGGCGCGGCTCGAGCCGCCGGAGGCGCCGCCGCCGATCGCCTCCGACGAACAGCTCGCCGGCGCGTACGAGTCGTACACCGCGATCACCGATCCGCCAGATTTCGCGAAGCTCGCGGCGCTCATCGACGACGCCGCGGCGCGCGAGCGGGTCGCGGTCGCGATGCGCGGCGACGCGGTGGCGATCTCGGTCGACGACGGGCGCGGCTTCGCGTTCCTGCGCTCCGCGCTCGAGGTCGACGCGGTCGCCGGCGCGTTCGCGCATGTGTGGGAGCGCGTCCCGCACCTCATCGCCTACGATGTGAAGTCGGAAATTGGCGCGCTCGCGCTGCCGCTGCGCTTCGCCGGCGACGACCCGATGCTCGCGGCGCACCTGCTCAATCCGTCGCGCACGTTCGCCGACGTCGGTCAGGCCGCCGGCGAGTTTCTCGACCGCGTCCTCCCCGACGAACCGGCCTCCGCCGCAGACGCCGCGGGGCGGCTCGCGCACACGACGCGCGCCGAACTCGAGCGTCGCGGCCAGCACGCGCTCTACGCCGACGTCGAACTGCCGCTCGCGACGGTACTCGCGGGGATGGAGCGCGCCGGCGTCGCGCTCGATCTGGCGACGCTGCGCGAATTGGCGGTGCAAGTCGACGCCGACGTGGCGCGGCTGCAGCACGAAATCTACGACCTCGCGGGCGAGGAGTTCAACCTCGGCAGCCCCCAGCAGCTAGGGCGCATTCTCTTCGACAAGCTCAATTTGCCGGCCGGCAAGCGCAACAAGACCGGCTGGTCGACCGACGACGCCGAACTGCAGCGCCTGCGCGGGTTTCCGATCGCACAGAAGATCCAGGAATACCGCGAAGTCTCAAAGCTCAAAAACACGTACATCGACGTGTTCCCGACGCTGCTCGACGCGCGCGGCCGCCTGCACACGGTGTTCCGCCAAACGGCGACCGCGACCGGGCGCCTCTCGTCGACGAATCCGAATCTGCAGAACATCCCGGTGCGCAGCGATCTCGGACGGCTGATCCGCAAGGCGTTCGTCGCGCCGTCGCCCGACCGCGTCCTGCTCGCCGCCGACTATTCGCAGATCGAACTGCGATTGATGGCGCATCTGAGCGGTGACGAAGCGATGCGCACGGCGTTCCACGAACACCAGGACATCCACGACTTCACGGCGCGCCGCATCTTCGACATCGGACCGTTCGCCGAAGTCGATCCCAACCAGCGGCGCATGGCGAAGGCGGTCAACTTCGGACTGCTCTACGGCATGTCCGATTTCGGGCTCGCCCAGCGGCTCGAAATCGACCGCGCTGCGGCCAAGCAGATGTCGCAGGCGTACTTCGACCGGTTCCCCGGCGTGCGCGGCTTCATCGATCGTTCGCTCGAGGAAGCCCGCGAACGCGGTTACGTCCAGACGATTCTCGGGCGCCGCCGCTACATGCCCGATCTGCGCGCGAAGAACTACGCGCTTCGCGCCGCCGCCGAACGCGAGGCGACGAACGCGCCGCTGCAAGGCTCGGCCGCCGATCTCATGAAGCTGGCGATGGTCCGGCTCGACCGCCGCCTCGCCGCCGAACGCCTCGACGCGGTGATGCTGCTGCAGATTCACGACGAACTGATCTTCGAAGTCGCGCGCACCGATCTCGACGCCGTCGCGCGCGTCGTCAAACACGAGATGGAGCACGCGCTCGAACTCAGCGTCCCGATCGAAGCGACGCTCAAGTCGGGCGCGAATTGGTACGACGTCGCCTCGTTCGACGTCGAAGCGGATGAACTCGAAGCGGCCGCCTCCGCCTGA
- a CDS encoding nitroreductase family protein has product MTLASDQSDALALLERTTHARAFAPGPLPPMALRAIVDAGRNAPSLYNTQPVRFVVVRDPQKYELLRAACNRSRDTFMKMRGLFSRMNARLREPSYVKGLERQAAGDVIPAHGVAIVVLQDDRIPESSEACACALMAMQLQATSLGLASQFTSWTRGLAFDKEAKALLDVPAGFKIFTSLVVGNAVTPLARTRKDRRPLDDAVRWL; this is encoded by the coding sequence ATGACGCTGGCGTCCGATCAGTCCGACGCACTCGCGCTGCTCGAGCGCACGACGCACGCGCGTGCGTTCGCGCCGGGACCGCTGCCGCCGATGGCGCTTCGTGCGATCGTCGACGCGGGCCGCAACGCGCCGTCGCTCTACAACACGCAGCCGGTGCGGTTCGTCGTCGTCCGCGATCCGCAGAAATACGAACTGCTGCGCGCGGCGTGCAACCGTTCGCGCGACACGTTCATGAAGATGCGCGGGCTGTTCTCGCGGATGAACGCCCGGCTGCGCGAACCGAGTTACGTCAAGGGACTGGAACGTCAGGCCGCCGGCGACGTCATCCCCGCGCACGGCGTCGCGATCGTGGTGCTGCAGGACGATCGGATCCCCGAGAGTTCCGAAGCCTGCGCGTGCGCGCTGATGGCGATGCAGCTCCAGGCGACGAGCCTCGGGCTCGCGAGCCAGTTCACGAGCTGGACGCGGGGCCTGGCGTTCGACAAGGAAGCGAAGGCGCTGCTCGACGTCCCGGCCGGGTTCAAGATCTTCACGAGCCTGGTGGTCGGCAACGCGGTGACGCCGCTGGCGCGCACGCGCAAAGACCGACGCCCGCTCGACGACGCGGTGCGCTGGCTCTGA
- the mutM gene encoding bifunctional DNA-formamidopyrimidine glycosylase/DNA-(apurinic or apyrimidinic site) lyase, with protein MPELPEVETIARGLANAVTGKTIDAVAISMAKIAVAAPGVDFAAALAGETIGAVGRRGKYVVIALGSGRRLAVHLRMTGRLIVHGAEYPEPYPYTHIVLRFTDGTRLSFADVRQFGRMRLLEAGDPWDADGGLEPLSEGFTSEAFVSMLDGRRTPIKAFLLDQSRIAGVGNIYACEALWEAGIRPSRPSHKISRPARRRLHGAVRSVLQRAIDARGTSVDDYVDAEGLKGGFQNQLAVYGRLGEPCPRCGKPIVRTVIGQRGTWWCRSCQK; from the coding sequence ATGCCCGAACTCCCTGAAGTCGAGACGATCGCGCGCGGCCTCGCCAACGCCGTCACCGGCAAGACCATCGACGCGGTCGCGATCTCGATGGCGAAGATCGCGGTCGCGGCGCCCGGCGTCGACTTCGCCGCGGCGCTCGCCGGCGAGACGATCGGGGCGGTGGGGCGACGCGGCAAGTACGTCGTGATCGCCTTGGGTTCGGGCCGCCGGCTGGCGGTGCACCTGCGGATGACCGGCCGCCTGATCGTCCACGGCGCGGAGTACCCCGAGCCCTATCCCTACACCCACATCGTCCTCCGATTCACCGACGGAACGCGGCTCAGCTTCGCCGACGTGCGCCAATTCGGCCGGATGCGGCTGTTGGAAGCAGGCGACCCCTGGGATGCGGACGGCGGTCTGGAACCGCTTTCCGAGGGGTTTACCAGCGAGGCGTTTGTGAGTATGCTGGACGGGCGTCGCACGCCGATCAAGGCGTTCTTGCTCGATCAGAGCCGGATCGCCGGCGTCGGAAACATCTATGCGTGCGAAGCCTTGTGGGAAGCGGGGATCCGGCCGAGCCGCCCGTCACACAAGATCAGCAGGCCGGCTCGCCGCCGGCTGCACGGCGCAGTTCGAAGCGTTCTCCAGCGTGCGATCGACGCCCGCGGGACGAGCGTGGACGATTACGTCGACGCTGAGGGGCTGAAGGGCGGGTTCCAAAACCAACTCGCCGTTTACGGCCGCCTCGGCGAACCGTGTCCTCGCTGCGGCAAACCCATCGTCCGCACGGTGATCGGACAGCGCGGCACCTGGTGGTGCCGGAGCTGTCAAAAATAA
- a CDS encoding 30S ribosomal protein S1 translates to MLVDIGGKSEGILPFRELSLAIEPKELKVGDTLEVMIHRIDDQDGQLYLSERRARALKTWEKVIEAHDNDEVIEATVTQVVKGGVLVDLGMRGFVPASQIRRQPVGNLDELVGKKLRLKVIDLDHKRHRVVLSQRQVLEEELNAKKQELLGTLQVGQIREGVVVRLAEFGAFVDLGGIDGLIHNSELSYARIKHPSEVVKIGDTVSVEVMKFDPEAKKVSLSLKHALPDPWVEHADKLWEGNKLVAQVVKVTPNYLLVEIVPGVLAMVPKGEFDASVQYSPGQEVDVTLLTINNGTRRITGSIQHVADIAPDELVDFPAEDGFGPLGAELSTTSI, encoded by the coding sequence TTGCTCGTCGACATCGGCGGCAAGTCCGAAGGCATCCTCCCGTTCCGCGAGCTGTCGCTGGCGATCGAACCGAAGGAGCTCAAAGTCGGCGACACCCTGGAAGTCATGATCCACCGGATCGACGACCAGGACGGCCAGCTCTATCTGAGCGAGCGCCGTGCCCGCGCGCTGAAGACCTGGGAGAAGGTCATCGAAGCGCACGATAACGACGAAGTCATCGAAGCGACCGTCACGCAAGTCGTGAAGGGCGGCGTGCTCGTCGATCTCGGGATGCGCGGCTTCGTTCCCGCATCGCAGATCCGGCGTCAGCCGGTCGGCAACCTCGACGAACTGGTCGGCAAGAAACTGCGGCTCAAGGTCATCGACCTCGACCACAAGCGTCACCGCGTCGTGCTCTCGCAGCGCCAAGTTCTCGAAGAAGAACTCAACGCGAAGAAGCAGGAGCTGCTCGGCACGCTGCAGGTCGGACAGATTCGCGAAGGCGTCGTCGTCCGGCTCGCCGAGTTCGGCGCGTTCGTCGACCTCGGCGGCATCGACGGACTCATCCACAACTCCGAGCTCTCGTACGCGCGCATCAAGCACCCGTCCGAAGTCGTCAAGATCGGCGACACCGTCTCGGTCGAGGTGATGAAGTTCGATCCCGAAGCGAAGAAGGTCTCGCTCTCCCTCAAGCACGCGCTGCCCGACCCGTGGGTCGAGCACGCCGACAAGCTCTGGGAAGGCAACAAGCTCGTCGCGCAAGTCGTCAAGGTCACCCCGAACTATCTCCTCGTCGAGATCGTCCCGGGCGTCCTCGCGATGGTGCCGAAGGGCGAGTTCGACGCGAGCGTCCAGTACTCGCCGGGTCAGGAAGTCGACGTCACGCTGCTCACGATCAACAACGGCACGCGGCGCATCACCGGTTCGATCCAGCATGTCGCCGACATCGCGCCGGACGAGCTCGTGGACTTCCCCGCCGAAGACGGCTTCGGGCCGCTCGGCGCGGAACTCTCGACCACCAGCATCTAG
- a CDS encoding cupin domain-containing protein, whose protein sequence is MIATDSLEQLFAEAEAQDAQPLWTVMDTMVPPHPEPKAVPHVWRYALMRPLLERSGNLVGTQDAERRVFMLVNPKLKAPKTTDTLYAGLQLIKPGEVARAHRHVAFALRFIIEGDGAFTAVGGEKVTMQRGDVILTPSWEFHDHGHEGKTPMVWLDGLDLPVYQFFPANFAQPYSAEQFPSEPAPEDSHLKYPWEDMQARLDAEPGPYAYADYAHKRTGASVSRVIGCAAERLSAKTSSPSRRETAGIVYHVYEGRGTTKVGGETLHWERGDTFCIPSWAPYRHDAQRETYLFRFDDRPVLEAIGAYRAESSAS, encoded by the coding sequence ATGATCGCGACCGATTCTCTCGAGCAGCTCTTCGCCGAAGCGGAAGCGCAGGACGCGCAGCCGCTGTGGACGGTGATGGATACGATGGTGCCGCCGCACCCCGAACCCAAGGCGGTGCCGCACGTGTGGCGCTACGCGCTGATGCGCCCGCTGCTGGAGCGTTCCGGCAACCTCGTCGGCACGCAGGATGCGGAGCGCCGCGTCTTCATGCTGGTGAATCCGAAGCTCAAAGCGCCGAAGACGACCGACACGCTCTACGCCGGCCTGCAGCTGATCAAGCCCGGCGAAGTGGCGCGCGCTCACCGTCACGTCGCGTTCGCACTGCGGTTCATCATCGAGGGTGACGGCGCGTTCACCGCGGTCGGCGGCGAGAAGGTCACGATGCAGCGCGGCGACGTGATCCTCACGCCGTCGTGGGAGTTCCACGACCACGGCCACGAGGGGAAGACGCCGATGGTGTGGCTCGACGGGCTCGATCTGCCGGTCTATCAATTCTTCCCGGCGAACTTCGCGCAGCCGTACTCGGCCGAGCAGTTCCCCAGCGAGCCCGCGCCCGAAGACTCGCACCTCAAGTACCCGTGGGAGGACATGCAGGCGCGGCTCGACGCGGAGCCGGGACCGTACGCGTACGCCGACTATGCGCACAAGCGCACCGGTGCATCGGTCTCGCGCGTCATCGGCTGCGCCGCGGAACGGCTGAGCGCGAAGACGTCGTCGCCGTCGCGCCGCGAGACGGCGGGGATCGTGTACCACGTCTACGAGGGTCGCGGAACGACGAAGGTCGGCGGCGAGACCCTGCACTGGGAGCGCGGCGACACGTTTTGCATCCCGTCGTGGGCGCCATACCGCCACGACGCGCAGCGCGAGACCTACCTCTTCCGGTTCGACGACCGGCCCGTCCTCGAAGCGATCGGCGCGTATCGCGCGGAGTCGTCGGCGTCGTGA
- a CDS encoding fumarylacetoacetate hydrolase family protein: MRLALFSTPSTPAQPAVVEGDTLRPIEGLASLDALLALAPAERDAAVKRLGAPVPLASATLLAPLHPRKNVFCVGRNYLAHAEEGARARGEELKLPKVPTLFSKAPTAITGPKQTLHLDGAVSQAYDWEAELAVVIGTRCKNVREEDALGVIFGYTCLNDVSARDLQNATNQWFKGKTLDDTCPLGPSIVTADAIGDPQNLEVTLRLNGEVKQHASTSAMIFPIARVIAYLSAGLTLEPGDIIATGTPEGVGFARTPPEFLKDGDVMEVEISKIGILRSPVAIAAPVGAAR; the protein is encoded by the coding sequence GTGAGACTCGCCCTATTCAGCACCCCGTCCACCCCCGCGCAGCCCGCCGTCGTCGAGGGCGACACGCTGCGCCCCATCGAGGGCCTCGCATCGCTCGACGCCCTGCTCGCGCTCGCACCGGCCGAGCGCGACGCCGCCGTGAAGCGGCTCGGCGCGCCGGTCCCGCTTGCGTCGGCGACGCTGCTCGCGCCGCTACACCCGCGCAAGAACGTCTTCTGCGTCGGCCGCAACTATCTCGCGCACGCCGAGGAAGGCGCACGCGCCCGCGGCGAGGAGCTGAAGCTGCCCAAGGTGCCGACGCTCTTTTCGAAGGCGCCGACCGCGATCACCGGCCCGAAGCAGACCCTGCACCTCGACGGCGCCGTCTCGCAGGCGTACGACTGGGAAGCCGAGCTCGCGGTCGTCATCGGGACGCGCTGCAAGAACGTGCGCGAGGAAGACGCGCTCGGCGTGATCTTCGGCTACACGTGCCTCAACGACGTGAGCGCGCGCGACCTGCAGAACGCGACCAACCAATGGTTCAAAGGAAAGACGCTCGACGACACGTGTCCGCTCGGACCGTCGATCGTCACCGCCGACGCGATCGGTGATCCGCAGAACCTCGAGGTCACCCTGCGCCTCAACGGCGAGGTGAAACAGCATGCGAGTACGTCGGCGATGATCTTTCCGATCGCGCGCGTGATCGCATATCTCTCCGCGGGCCTCACGCTCGAACCGGGCGACATCATCGCCACCGGGACGCCCGAGGGCGTCGGCTTCGCGCGCACGCCGCCCGAGTTTCTCAAAGACGGCGATGTGATGGAAGTCGAGATCTCGAAGATCGGGATCCTGCGCAGTCCCGTCGCGATCGCCGCCCCGGTCGGCGCGGCGCGCTGA
- a CDS encoding IclR family transcriptional regulator yields the protein MQSVEVGALLLRALADADGPRSLGALARAAGMSSAKAHRYLVSYVQAGLVVQSERSGGYDLGPLAVRIGLAALERFDAVRVAGERLGELRDAVDATSAIAVWTDAGPTVARIELSKHPVTLAVRVGTTYPLRTTATGRIFLAFAPDAVAAGMQPVDLDDPQVAGIQADVRARHLARVDETFLVGVSAMAAPLWHQDGRLAAAVTVIGRAGALDLDWDGPTARALLAFTAGCSPFASQNAFRNP from the coding sequence GTGCAATCGGTCGAGGTGGGTGCGCTGCTGCTGCGAGCGCTCGCCGATGCCGACGGGCCGCGCTCGCTCGGTGCGCTCGCGCGCGCCGCGGGGATGTCTTCGGCAAAGGCGCACCGGTATCTGGTCAGTTACGTGCAGGCCGGGCTGGTCGTACAGAGCGAGCGGAGCGGCGGCTACGACCTCGGGCCGCTCGCCGTGCGGATCGGGCTGGCGGCGCTCGAACGCTTCGACGCGGTCCGCGTCGCGGGCGAGCGGCTCGGCGAGCTGCGCGATGCCGTCGACGCAACCTCCGCGATCGCGGTCTGGACCGATGCCGGCCCGACCGTCGCGCGGATCGAACTGAGCAAGCATCCGGTCACGCTCGCCGTGCGGGTGGGGACGACGTACCCGCTGCGAACCACCGCTACGGGCCGGATCTTCCTGGCCTTTGCGCCCGACGCGGTTGCCGCGGGGATGCAGCCGGTCGACCTCGACGATCCGCAGGTTGCGGGAATACAGGCCGACGTCCGCGCGCGGCATTTGGCCCGGGTCGACGAAACGTTCCTGGTCGGCGTCAGCGCGATGGCGGCCCCGCTCTGGCATCAGGACGGACGCCTCGCGGCAGCCGTGACCGTCATCGGGCGCGCGGGCGCGCTCGACCTGGACTGGGACGGCCCGACCGCCCGCGCCCTGCTCGCGTTCACCGCAGGATGTTCGCCCTTCGCATCGCAAAACGCATTTCGCAATCCGTAG
- a CDS encoding DUF192 domain-containing protein — translation MNSKRPPPPEGRTPTPAAFRSRRIAVAAAAALAVAAPAARATGAHAGSLPYCTAIPLPQRAAATCRALEVTGARTTLRLAVAANEADREHGLMGVPVVPPAEGMIFAFTDGDQRRYFWMKNTIAPLDMIFVRADGVVTGVAADVPASTFRTTDDEVARRDGLGRYVIELAAGEAKRLALAPGVRLGIPPLAAR, via the coding sequence ATGAACTCGAAGCGGCCGCCTCCGCCTGAAGGGAGAACGCCGACGCCTGCGGCGTTCCGCTCGCGCCGCATCGCGGTCGCGGCCGCCGCGGCACTCGCCGTTGCCGCGCCGGCGGCCCGTGCGACCGGCGCCCACGCCGGCAGCCTTCCGTACTGCACCGCGATCCCGCTCCCGCAGCGCGCGGCGGCGACGTGCCGTGCGCTCGAGGTGACCGGTGCGCGTACGACGCTGCGCCTCGCCGTCGCTGCGAACGAAGCGGATCGCGAGCACGGGCTGATGGGCGTTCCGGTCGTCCCGCCCGCCGAGGGGATGATCTTCGCGTTCACCGACGGCGATCAGCGCCGTTACTTCTGGATGAAGAACACGATCGCGCCGCTCGACATGATCTTCGTGCGCGCCGACGGCGTCGTCACCGGCGTGGCGGCCGACGTTCCGGCCTCGACCTTCCGCACCACCGACGACGAGGTGGCGCGCCGCGACGGGCTGGGCCGCTACGTGATCGAACTCGCCGCCGGCGAAGCGAAGCGGCTCGCACTGGCGCCCGGGGTGCGCCTCGGGATCCCGCCGCTCGCCGCGCGATGA
- a CDS encoding DUF5069 domain-containing protein, whose translation MSEATTLPYPDCDLRAHPPRSPRATLGGLVLLPRTIDKMRAKLQGTLGYYKIGPGLSAYLLEWLGVSEDAFADAVRNAANDDEVVAWLTARADPGTFPAINERLLQRGIRDDEHFAQVLPHYPVLREHPHLRNWFEILELDDQWIFDPSR comes from the coding sequence GTGAGCGAGGCGACGACGCTTCCGTATCCGGACTGCGATCTGCGCGCGCACCCGCCGCGGTCGCCGCGCGCGACGCTCGGCGGCCTCGTGCTGCTGCCGCGCACGATCGACAAGATGCGCGCAAAACTTCAGGGTACGCTCGGATACTACAAGATCGGCCCGGGTCTCTCCGCGTATCTGCTCGAGTGGCTCGGCGTGAGCGAAGACGCGTTCGCGGACGCGGTGCGCAACGCCGCGAACGACGACGAGGTCGTCGCCTGGCTCACCGCGCGCGCGGATCCCGGGACGTTCCCGGCGATCAACGAGCGTCTGCTGCAGCGCGGCATCCGCGACGACGAACACTTCGCACAAGTGCTCCCGCATTATCCGGTCCTCCGCGAGCACCCGCACCTGCGCAACTGGTTCGAGATCCTCGAACTCGACGATCAGTGGATCTTCGACCCGTCACGCTGA
- a CDS encoding ABC transporter substrate-binding protein encodes MRRSAFLAGTAAGYSTVFSPYAIAAPGTTVTLGYLDSASGVLSDIGGYHAIGVKLALAEANASGRVKWALVSGDDNSKPQTGINEAHRLIDQERVDALLFGTSSAVALAITPIALEAGVFTLLIGPQDTSLAADHATATAFRFAQDCAMFTKAVGQRILAGGKKWYFVVEDFAFGKDAYARLSALLKRAGGTEVGADVLRVGTSDFSSTMTKIRNTDTEQVVLCQGGLDVAVAARAFVDFGLHKKMRLAGMTLEDFYAKTLPLDQLAGSVFASLWMPSVSPSARALHDKLGRAIGGPVSNRHYLGYLSTKQLIDRISAAGTTNADKLIAAFAGHRYDSARENLSTWRACDHQSAHDTYAGEVVSAARFRKTGYLLDVVGTAEANDAAGSCASPEASAASRAIASRRPGEREGKAVPR; translated from the coding sequence ATGCGGCGGAGCGCATTTCTCGCCGGAACCGCGGCGGGCTACTCGACGGTCTTTTCACCCTACGCGATCGCGGCGCCGGGGACCACCGTCACGCTCGGCTATCTCGATTCGGCGTCGGGCGTGCTTTCCGATATCGGCGGCTACCACGCGATCGGCGTGAAGCTCGCGCTCGCCGAAGCGAACGCGTCCGGGCGCGTGAAGTGGGCGCTGGTCAGCGGTGACGACAACTCGAAGCCGCAGACCGGGATCAACGAAGCGCATCGCCTGATCGATCAGGAGAGGGTCGACGCGCTACTCTTCGGCACGTCGTCGGCGGTCGCGCTCGCGATCACGCCGATCGCGCTCGAAGCCGGCGTCTTCACGCTGCTGATCGGCCCGCAGGACACCTCGCTCGCCGCCGACCACGCGACGGCGACCGCGTTCCGGTTCGCGCAGGATTGCGCGATGTTCACTAAAGCCGTCGGCCAGCGCATCCTCGCCGGCGGGAAGAAATGGTACTTCGTCGTCGAGGACTTCGCATTCGGCAAGGACGCGTACGCGCGTCTCTCCGCCCTGCTCAAACGCGCGGGCGGGACCGAAGTCGGCGCCGACGTGCTGCGCGTGGGGACGTCCGACTTCAGCTCCACGATGACGAAGATCCGCAACACCGACACCGAGCAGGTCGTGCTCTGCCAAGGCGGCCTCGACGTGGCGGTCGCGGCGCGCGCGTTCGTCGATTTCGGCCTGCACAAGAAGATGCGCCTGGCCGGGATGACCCTCGAAGATTTCTACGCCAAGACGCTCCCGCTCGACCAGCTCGCCGGTTCGGTGTTCGCATCGCTCTGGATGCCGTCGGTCTCGCCCAGCGCGCGCGCACTGCACGACAAGCTCGGCCGCGCGATCGGCGGCCCCGTCTCGAACCGGCATTATCTCGGCTATCTCTCGACGAAACAGCTGATCGACCGCATCAGCGCGGCCGGGACGACGAACGCCGACAAGCTCATCGCCGCGTTCGCGGGCCACCGCTACGATTCGGCCCGCGAGAACCTCTCGACCTGGCGCGCCTGCGATCATCAGAGCGCGCACGACACCTACGCGGGCGAGGTCGTGAGCGCGGCGCGTTTCCGCAAGACCGGTTATCTGCTCGACGTCGTCGGGACCGCCGAAGCGAACGACGCTGCCGGCTCGTGCGCGAGTCCCGAAGCCTCCGCGGCGAGTCGCGCCATCGCGAGCCGGCGCCCGGGCGAACGTGAGGGCAAAGCGGTACCGCGCTGA